In the genome of Hemitrygon akajei unplaced genomic scaffold, sHemAka1.3 Scf000173, whole genome shotgun sequence, one region contains:
- the LOC140724215 gene encoding NACHT, LRR and PYD domains-containing protein 12-like has translation MDTLRAQTETLRVNTVLMREKVKVFQLVVRYAELIVISAVRDRRLVEHELLARGRDHERWREKHLHGEMEKIRTDQLFQSSFSQSKSKSGRSAAVAGVAGIGKTTMVQKIVYDWATGKIFQQFQFVFSFKFRDLNSINCRTNLGELILDQYPYFGNFLRDVWKNPQGLLFIFDGLDEFKHRIYFADSWRDTEPKHQCPDPECWCAVSDIVYSLIQGKLLPGCSVLVTTRPTALHLLEKADIRVWAEILGFAGEQWKEYFMKHFEDQTVAAAVFKHVKENEILYAMSYNPSYCWILALALGPFFTQRDRDPQRIPKTITQLYSYYIYSILKNHSREIENLRDVLLRVGQIAFRGVSDKKTVFTDGDLNNYNLQPSQFLSGFLMELLGREDSAQSVVYTFPHLTIQEFVAAVAQFLTLHPEDILRFLTEVHNRTDGRFEVFLRFVAGLSSPMTARGLEEFLGPFPHEPTCRVIDWVKEEVKRQSENTTSEAGKRRLLNTFHYLFESQNRELAQTALGSVEELSFSGMTLIPVDCAVLSHVVRLCDTIKRLDLSYCHILCEGIQRLGPWLHKFQVLSLGRNDLGDSGVKLVSEALKNPECKIQTLNLNHVELTDSGAEDLASALSTNRSLMELDLGWNPLTDQSVPALRRLILTHPSLEQIMLAVNNFSGTGENELESLQESRPGLRVYL, from the exons atggatactctgcgggcacaaactgaaacactgagagtcaACACggtcctgatgagggagaaggtgaaggttttccagctggttgttcgatacgctgagctcatcGTCATTTCtgctgttcgagatcggagactggttgaacatgagctgctggcaagaggcagagaccacgagcgttggagagagaaacatctccaCGGAGAGatggaaaaaatccggactgatcagttattccagagcagcttttcccaaagtaaatccaaatctgggagatcagcagcagtggccggagtcgcggggattgggaaaacaacaatggtacaaaagattgtttatgactgggccacggggaaaatattccagcaattccagtttgtctttagtttcaaattccgggatttaaactccattaactgcagaacAAACCTgggggaactgattctggatcagtatccttactttgggaatttccTGAGAGATGTCTGGAAGAACCCACAGGGATTGTTGTtcatattcgatggtttggatgaattcaaacacagaatCTATTTTGCAGACAGTTGGAGAGATACAGAACctaagcaccagtgcccagatcccgagtgctGGTGTGCAGTgtcggacattgtgtacagtttaatccagggcaaactgctcccagggtgttcagtgctggtgaccacccgccccactgcgttacatttattggaaaaggcagatATCAGGGTCTGGGCAGAAATCCTGGGATTTGCTGGTGAGCaatggaaggaatatttcatgaagcattttgaagatcagacggtggcagctgctgttttcaaacacgtgaaggagaacgagatcctgtacgccatgagctacaacccctcctactgctggatccttgcTCTTGCACTGGGTcctttcttcacacaaagagacagggacccacagcgaattcccaagaccatcacccaactgtattcctactatatttacagcatcctgaaaaaccacagccgtgagattgagaacctccgtgatgtgttactcagggttggtcagatagccttcagaggagtgtccgataAGAAaactgtgtttacagatggagatttgaacaactacaatctgcagccttcccagttcctgtccgggttcctgatggagcttttggggagagaggattctgcccagagcgtggtgtacacattcccacacctcaccatccaagagtttgtagctgcagtcgcacagtTCCTGACTCTACATCCCGAGGATATCCTGAGATTCCTCACTGAAGTTCATAACAGGAccgatgggcgatttgaggtattcctccgttttgttgctggtctctcctccccaatgacagctcggggtctggaggagtttctgggtccatttcctcatgaacCAACCTgtcgggtgattgactgggtgaaggaggaggttaaacgccagagtgagAACACGacgagtgaagctggtaaaaggaggctcctgaacacatttcactacctgtttgagtctcagaatcgtgaaCTGGCTCAgaccgcactgggatctgtggaagaactttcattcagtggaatgacactgatcCCGGTTGACtgtgcggtcctgtctcatgttgtcagactctgtgatacaataaaacgtCTCGACTTGTCGTACTGCCACATTttgtgtgaaggaatccagcggctgggaccctgGCTGCACAAGTTCCAGGTATTGAG TCTTGGGCggaatgacctgggagattcaggagtgaaactggtgtctgaggCACTGAagaacccagagtgtaaaatacagacactgaa tCTGAACCATGTCGAACTTACAGATTCTGGTgctgaggatctcgcctccgctctcagtacaaaccgatCACTGATGGAGCTGGACCTGGGATGGAACCCGCTCACAGACCagtctgtccccgctctccgccggcTCATACTGACCCACCCGAGTCTGGAGCAGATCAT GCTAGCGGTGAATAATTTCAGTGGGACTGGGGAGAATGAACTGGAATCTCTACAGGAgtccagacccggactgagagtgtaTCTGTAA